TGCTCCGGTAAAGTTAGAACCCGGTAAAGCGTATGCAATTTGGTTTAATAATGGGAGATTTAATTCGTTTCGAGATAAAAATGATCATCCCGCTGTACCGTATCTCTTAGTATTCCAAACAAAAAGGAAGTAAAGGGCAATGAAAATAATTGTAATGCTCCTAATGTGTATAGTGGTAAATATTTCTTGCTCTACGTGTCATGCAGGAGATGTTCCGAAAAGCCATCAGTCACGCGAAAGACTTGCTCGAAAGATTGTTAGTGAAATGCTCGGTGGACGTGTTGATTTTCCTTATACTGATAAACAACTCAAAAAAATATTAAAGTCATTGCCGCCATCTCGAAGTAATTCTGCACGAAAAGCATGGAGATCGTATCAATATAAAAAAGATAAACAACGTTCAGTGCAGGCAAAACAAGAAGCAAATTATCAGCAAAGGTTAGCTATACCTCTTACCCAAAAAATGAAATTTCAACGCACTATTCAGGATGAAAAGAAAAAATGTGAACTTGCCCAGAGGAGCGTCAAGGAACTTAAAGGACAAAACGAGCTGCTTGAAAAGAAAGTAAATGAACTTGAAACACAAAACAACACTCTTGAAAACGAGCTAAAAGCTATCCAAAAAGAAAATGCCGTTTTAGGAAGGAAATGCGTTAATGAAAGAACGTTGCGGCTTAATGCAGAAAAAGATTTTGGAAGTAAACAAAAAGGTTCCGGGATCGTTGATAAATCCGTAGATACTATAGGTGGTGTTGCTGATGTTATTGGATCGGTAATTAAAGGTGTCGTTTCTCCGGGTCAGAAACAGAAGAAGTAATTGTGCTCGTTTATTCCGCATGGCGTTTCATGTAATATGCTTTTTCCCCACCGTATTCAATCTCTTTAACAGATTTAAACTCATGTTTTTCCCAAAAGGACTTGCTGTTTTGTACTGCTACTAATGCCTGCGTTTTATACCCCTCTTTATGTGTAAGTGAATGGAAATATTCCATAAGAACATGTGTAAGACCCTTGTTCCTGTATTCCGGATGTATTGCAAGGTCATGGAGATACATGCAGTTTTCTTCACCGGTAGATGACATTTCTTGCTTGTT
The sequence above is a segment of the Candidatus Ancaeobacter aquaticus genome. Coding sequences within it:
- a CDS encoding GNAT family N-acetyltransferase, giving the protein MDIKIKQIQDNDLDDVLDMQKQSFLKEYQEERDTYKRKLDYYPEGNKLLTYDGQNAGYIISHPSCENHVHELNKQEMSSTGEENCMYLHDLAIHPEYRNKGLTHVLMEYFHSLTHKEGYKTQALVAVQNSKSFWEKHEFKSVKEIEYGGEKAYYMKRHAE